A stretch of Buteo buteo chromosome 21, bButBut1.hap1.1, whole genome shotgun sequence DNA encodes these proteins:
- the MANF gene encoding mesencephalic astrocyte-derived neurotrophic factor — MRAAHGLWAALALLLLPAGSRALRDGECEVCVTFLGRFYQSLKDNDVDFTPASIEKELLKSCKEAKGKENRLCYYVGATSDAATKIINEVSKPMSHHIPVEKICEKLKKKDSQICELKYDKQIDLSTADLRKLRVKELRRILDDWGEACKGCAEKSDFIRRIHELMPKYAPRAAGARADL, encoded by the exons ATGCGGGCGGCCCACGGGCTCTGGGCGGCGctggccctgctcctgctgccggCCGGCAGCCGGGCCCTGCGCGACGGGGAGTGCGAGG TGTGTGTCACGTTCCTGGGAAGGTTCTACCAGAGTCTAAAGGACAACGATGTTGACTTCACACCTGCCAGTATTGAAAAGGAGCTCTTGAAATCCTGCAAAGAAGCAAAAGGCAAGGAGAACCGCCTG TGCTATTATGTTGGGGCCACAAGTGATGCAGCCACCAAAATCATTAACGAGGTATCAAAGCCCATGAGTCATCACATCCCTGTGGAAAAGATCTGTGAGAAACTAAAGAAGAAAGACAGTCAGATCTGTGAACTAAAATACG ACAAGCAGATCGACCTGAGCACCGCCGACCTGCGCAAGCTGCGGGTGAAGGAGCTGCGGCGGATCCTCGACGACTGGGGCGAGGCGTGCAAGGGCTGCGCCGAGAAGTCCGACTTCATCCGCAGGATCCACGAACTGATGCCCAAGTACGCGCCGCGGGCCGCCGGTGCCCGCGCGGACCTCTGA
- the RBM15B gene encoding putative RNA-binding protein 15B, whose translation MKRGSERDSSPPGAGGGRAAAAKRPRERERESSSRRGPHRSSGASRSSRDKSTPGGGGGSGGGGTTTGGGGGGSSGGGGGSSSRSHRGDERAGGGGGGGGGGGDSNHRPAGSGSASGARGGGGGSQAAPSSSSSSSSSSRALGVPKAKALPGAVVAPSLLLAGPPPGAAPSLLLAPLGGSAGLAGEPPGSCEYKTLLVSGLSAALPDQLLEDGLFRLFQRFAGGGAGDISVKLSHTPELGRVAYVNFRHPGDARDARRHARARQLLLYDRPLKVEPVYLRGGRRSRTPPPAPSPEPLGYLPPIHSTYQYKQRSLSPVTSPLLREPRPRHAHAAAAAFALEAAAIGLSRERERALDYYGLYDERGRPYSYPIVAEEDLMPEDDQRATRNLFIGNLDHNVSEVELRRAFEKYGIIEEVVIKRPARGQGGAYAFLKFQNLDMAHRAKVAMSGRVVGRNPIKIGYGKANPTTRLWVGGLGPSTSLAALAREFDRFGSIRTIDYVKGDSFAYIQYESLDAAQAACAQMRGFPLGGPERRLRVDFAKAEETRYPQQYQPAPLPVHYELLADGYSRHRSLEQDLRVRDRTPPHLLYSDRDRSFAEADWASPAKNAERRNNLESYSRSVRSRSGERWASDSDRSVPKLWEERRKRRSLSSDRGRTTHSPYEDRSRTKASGPALDRSPDRARKENHTTESGAEKEQSNSLQNNRHATEEKPHREASDAPQPKKRDSERNHRTGESESKTHEEPKSETKKLKNLSEYAQTLQLAWNGLLVLKNSCFPTSMHILEGDLGVINGLLKDHSSGGKLTQLKIAQRLRLDQPKLDEVTRRIKQGSPNGYAVLLATQSTPAGAEGTFPVVEPGLQRRLLRNLVSYLKQKQAAGVISLPVGGAKGRDSTGMLYAFPPCEFSQQYLQSALRTLGKLEEEHMVIVIVKDTA comes from the coding sequence ATGAAGCGGGGCAGCGAACGGGACTCCAGCCCgccgggggctgggggaggccgcgccgccgccgccaagCGGCCCCGCGAGCGCGAACGCGAGAGCAGCAGCCGGCGCGGCCCGCACCGGAGCTCGGGCGCCTCCCGCAGCAGCCGGGACAAGTCCacgcccggcggcggcggcggcagcggcggcggcggcaccaccaccggcggcggcggcggcggcagcagcggcggcggaggcggctCCAGCTCCCGCAGCCACCGCGGCGATGAGCGCgccggaggcggcggcggaggcggcggcggcggcggcgactCGAACCACcgcccggcggggagcggctCGGCCTCGGgcgcccgcggcggcggcggcggcagccagGCCGCCCCCTCgtcctcctcgtcctcctcgtcctcgtcccGGGCGCTCGGCGTGCCCAAGGCCAAGGCCCTGCCGGGCGCCGTGGTGGCCCCCTCGCTGCTGCTggccgggccgccgccgggcgccgCGCCCTCGCTGCTGCTGGcgccgctgggggggtcggCGGGCCTGGCCGGGGAGCCGCCCGGCTCCTGTGAGTACAAGACGCTGCTGGTGAGCGGGCTGAGCGCGGCCCTGCCCGACCAGCTGCTGGAGGACGGCCTGTTCCGCCTCTTCCAGCGCTTCGCGGGGGGGGGCGCCGGGGACATCAGTGTCAAACTCTCCCACACGCCCGAGCTCGGCCGCGTCGCCTACGTCAACTTCCGACACCCCGGGGACGCCCGCGACGCCCGCCGGCACGCCCGGGCTCGGCAGCTGCTCCTCTACGACCGGCCCCTGAAGGTGGAGCCGGTGTATCTGCGCGGGGGCCGGAGGAGCCGCacgccgccccccgcgccctCTCCGGAGCCCCTGGGGTACCTGCCGCCCATCCACAGCACCTACCAGTACAAGCAGAGATCGCTCTCTCCCGTCACCAGCCCCCTGCTGCGGGAGCCGCGGCCCAGGCACGCtcacgccgccgccgccgccttcgcTTTGGAAGCGGCCGCCATCGGGCTCTCCCGGGAGCGGGAGAGGGCCCTGGATTACTACGGGCTGTACGACGAGCGCGGCCGCCCTTACAGTTACCCCATCGTGGCTGAGGAAGACCTGATGCCGGAGGACGATCAGAGAGCCACCCGCAACCTCTTCATCGGCAACCTGGACCACAATGTCTCGGAGGTGGAGCTGAGACGGGCCTTTGAGAAGTACGGCATCATCGAAGAAGTGGTGATCAAGCGCCCTGCCCGAGGCCAAGGCGGGGCTTACGCTTTCCTCAAGTTCCAAAACTTGGACATGGCGCATCGAGCCAAGGTCGCCATGTCGGGCCGCGTTGTCGGCAGGAACCCTATCAAAATTGGCTACGGGAAAGCCAACCCTACTACCAGGCTGTGGGTGGGTGGTCTTGGTCCAAGTACTTCCTTAGCTGCCCTGGCGAGGGAGTTCGACCGCTTTGGCAGCATCAGGACTATTGACTACGTGAAGGGAGACAGCTTCGCTTATATCCAGTACGAAAGCTTGGATGCTGCCCAGGCTGCCTGCGCCCAGATGAGGGGCTTCCCTTTGGGCGGACCGGAGAGGAGACTCCGAGTGGATTTTGCCAAAGCAGAAGAGACGAGATACCCGCAGCAGTACCAGCCTGCACCGCTCCCCGTGCACTATGAACTGCTAGCTGACGGGTACAGCAGACACAGAAGCCTAGAGCAAGACTTGAGGGTGCGAGATAGGACTCCTCCACATCTCCTGTACTCAGACAGAGACAGGAGCTTTGCAGAGGCAGACTGGGCCAGCCCTGCCAAAAACGCCGAACGCAGAAACAACTTGGAAAGCTACAGCCGATCGGTGCGTAGCCGGAGCGGAGAGCGCTGGGCCAGCGACAGCGATCGCAGCGTGCCCAAACTGTGGGAAGAGAGGCGGAAACGCCGGAGTCTTTCCAGTGACCGCGGGAGGACTACTCACTCGCCTTACGAGGACAGAAGCAGGACAAAGGCCAGTGGGCCAGCTTTAGACCGCAGCCCAGACAGGGCTCGCAAGGAGAATCACACTACAGAATCCGGAGCCGAGAAAGAGCAGAGTAACTCCCTTCAGAACAATCGTCATGCGACTGAGGAGAAGCCCCATCGTGAGGCATCCGATGCTCCCCAGCCTAAAAAAAGGGACAGCGAACGCAATCATCGAACTGGTGAATCGGAATCAAAAACTCACGAGGAGCCAAAATCTGAGACCAAAAAGCTAAAGAATTTATCAGAATACGCTCAGACGCTGCAGCTTGCTTGGAATGGGCTTCTTGTGCTAAAAAACAGCTGCTTCCCCACCTCTATGCACATCCTGGAGGGAGACCTCGGTGTCATCAACGGACTCCTTAAAGACCATTCATCCGGCGGGAAGTTAACGCAGCTCAAAATTGCTCAGAGACTTCGGCTCGACCAGCCCAAGCTGGATGAAGTAACTCGCCGTATCAAACAAGGCAGCCCCAACGGCTACGCTGTGCTCCTGGCGACCCAGTCCACCCCAGCAGGGGCCGAGGGGACCTTCCCTGTTGTAGAGCCTGGCTTGCAGCGACGGCTTCTCAGGAATCTGGTCTCCTACTTGAAACAGAAGCAGGCTGCTGGGGTTATCAGCCTGCCCGTGGGAGGGGCGAAGGGCAGAGACAGCACAGGCATGCTTTACGCGTTCCCTCCCTGTGAATTCTCTCAGCAGTACCTCCAGTCAGCACTAAGGACATTGGGAAAGTTAGAAGAAGAACATATGGTGATAGTTATAGTCAAAGACACTGCCTAG